A genomic segment from Cyanobium sp. NIES-981 encodes:
- the thiC gene encoding phosphomethylpyrimidine synthase ThiC: MRSAWIEKRRGHANVSQMHYARQGVVTEEMAFVAKRENLPESLVMEEVARGRMIIPANINHTNLEPMAIGIASRCKVNANIGASPNASDVSEELRKLELAVKYGADTVMDLSTGGVNLDEVRTAIISASPVPIGTVPVYQALESVHGSIEKLSEDDFLHIIEKHCQQGVDYQTIHAGLLIEHLPKVKGRLTGIVSRGGGILAQWMLYHHRQNPLYTRFDDIIEIFKRYDCSFSLGDSLRPGCLHDASDEAQLAELKTLGELTRRAWKHDVQVMVEGPGHVPMDQIEFNVKKQMEECSEAPFYVLGPLVTDIAPGYDHITSAIGAAMAGWYGTAMLCYVTPKEHLGLPNPEDVRNGLIAYKIAAHAADIARHRPGARDRDDELSRARYAFDWNRQFDLSLDPERAREYHDETLPADIYKQAEFCSMCGPKHCPMQTKITEADLEGLAEVLQQQKADQPKGEQAVTPV; the protein is encoded by the coding sequence ATGCGCAGCGCCTGGATCGAGAAGCGTCGTGGTCACGCCAATGTCAGCCAGATGCACTATGCCCGCCAGGGCGTGGTCACCGAGGAGATGGCCTTCGTGGCCAAGCGGGAGAACCTGCCCGAATCGCTGGTGATGGAGGAGGTGGCCCGGGGCCGCATGATCATCCCGGCCAACATCAACCACACCAACCTGGAGCCGATGGCGATCGGCATCGCCAGCCGGTGCAAGGTGAACGCCAACATCGGCGCTTCGCCCAATGCCAGTGATGTGAGCGAAGAGCTCAGGAAGCTCGAGCTGGCGGTGAAGTACGGCGCCGACACCGTGATGGATCTCTCCACCGGTGGCGTGAACCTCGATGAGGTGCGCACGGCGATCATCAGCGCCTCGCCGGTGCCGATCGGCACGGTGCCGGTGTACCAGGCGCTCGAGAGCGTGCACGGCTCGATCGAAAAGCTCAGCGAAGACGACTTCCTGCACATCATCGAGAAGCACTGCCAGCAGGGCGTGGATTACCAGACCATCCACGCCGGCCTGCTGATCGAGCACCTGCCCAAGGTGAAGGGCCGCCTCACCGGCATCGTGAGCCGCGGCGGCGGCATCCTGGCCCAGTGGATGCTGTATCACCACAGGCAGAACCCGCTCTACACCCGCTTCGACGACATCATCGAGATCTTCAAGCGCTACGACTGCAGCTTTTCCCTGGGTGATTCGCTGCGGCCGGGCTGCCTGCACGACGCCTCCGATGAGGCCCAGCTCGCCGAACTGAAGACCCTCGGTGAACTCACCCGCCGCGCCTGGAAGCACGACGTGCAGGTGATGGTGGAGGGTCCGGGCCATGTGCCGATGGACCAGATCGAGTTCAACGTGAAGAAGCAGATGGAGGAGTGCAGCGAGGCGCCCTTCTATGTGCTCGGTCCGCTGGTGACGGACATTGCCCCCGGCTACGACCACATCACCAGCGCCATCGGCGCAGCGATGGCCGGCTGGTACGGCACGGCGATGCTCTGCTATGTGACGCCCAAGGAGCACCTGGGTCTGCCCAATCCGGAAGATGTGCGCAACGGCCTGATCGCCTACAAGATCGCCGCCCACGCCGCCGACATCGCCCGCCACCGCCCCGGCGCCCGCGACCGCGATGACGAGCTCAGCCGCGCCCGCTACGCCTTCGACTGGAACAGGCAGTTCGATCTCTCGCTGGATCCGGAGCGGGCCCGCGAGTACCACGACGAAACCCTGCCGGCGGACATTTACAAGCAGGCCGAGTTCTGCTCGATGTGCGGGCCCAAGCACTGCCCGATGCAGACCAAGATCACCGAAGCAGACCTGGAAGGCCTGGCCGAAGTGCTGCAGCAGCAGAAGGCCGACCAGCCGAAAGGCGAGCAGGCCGTCACCCCGGTCTGA
- a CDS encoding HEAT repeat domain-containing protein — protein sequence MSDSTPQPADPGPVDLQALEAAILSGDPARSMPALVGLREVPAEQAVPLLLRGLEQSAFIVRSLSCAGLGVKQTEAGWTALVEAVRHDEDANVRAEAANALVSYGLQRAWPVVLEAFRADSQWLLRCSVLSAVAEHPEARAADLLELAELALADADDTVRVGGTEILGRLAQQQGGSGDDPAVAERARTLLRGLQQDADHRVVAAALNGLQG from the coding sequence ATGAGCGATTCCACACCCCAACCCGCCGATCCCGGTCCTGTGGACCTGCAGGCCCTCGAGGCGGCGATCCTTTCGGGCGACCCGGCCCGCTCCATGCCGGCCCTGGTCGGCCTGCGGGAGGTGCCGGCCGAGCAGGCCGTGCCGCTGCTGCTGCGGGGTCTGGAGCAGTCGGCCTTCATCGTGCGCTCGCTCAGCTGCGCCGGTCTGGGCGTGAAGCAGACCGAGGCCGGCTGGACGGCGCTGGTGGAGGCGGTGCGCCACGACGAGGACGCCAACGTGCGGGCCGAGGCGGCCAACGCGCTGGTGAGCTACGGCCTGCAGCGGGCCTGGCCGGTGGTGCTGGAGGCCTTCCGCGCCGACAGCCAGTGGCTGCTGCGCTGCAGCGTGCTCTCGGCGGTGGCCGAACACCCGGAGGCGCGGGCCGCGGACCTGCTGGAACTGGCCGAGCTGGCCCTGGCCGATGCCGACGACACGGTGCGGGTGGGCGGCACCGAGATCCTGGGCCGGCTGGCCCAGCAGCAGGGTGGGAGCGGCGACGACCCAGCTGTGGCGGAACGGGCCCGAACCCTGTTGCGGGGCCTGCAGCAGGACGCCGACCACCGCGTGGTGGCCGCGGCCCTGAACGGGCTCCAGGGCTGA
- a CDS encoding DUF3188 domain-containing protein, with amino-acid sequence MSPAAGPGAGTGEMRQPMPTPSRGLLNTLLALSAPLLLLVALAVLVQRRGPDRIQAVPALVIGGVLLGTSLHSRRRRRRRLLAALRSGTPSGRLEP; translated from the coding sequence ATGAGTCCGGCGGCAGGGCCTGGAGCTGGAACCGGGGAGATGCGCCAGCCGATGCCCACCCCCTCAAGGGGTCTGCTCAACACCCTGCTGGCCCTCTCCGCGCCCCTGCTGCTGCTGGTGGCCCTGGCGGTGCTGGTGCAGCGCCGCGGCCCCGACCGGATCCAGGCCGTGCCGGCCCTGGTGATCGGTGGGGTCCTGCTCGGCACCAGCCTCCACAGCCGCCGCCGCCGCCGCCGCCGCCTGCTGGCCGCCCTGCGCAGCGGCACGCCATCCGGCAGGCTGGAGCCATGA
- a CDS encoding amidohydrolase, which translates to MLPELIQLRRHLHRHPELSGHEQQTAALVAGELRRWGWQVREGVGRTGVVAELGPATTPAGDPSPLVALRVDMDALPVEERTGLDYASTVQGLMHACGHDLHTGVGLGVAWLLSAVARHHPEHLRSRVRLLFQPAEETAQGAAWMKADGATDGVEALFGLHVFPSIPVGCIGVRSGSLTAAAGELEVEVLGEGGHGARPHQSTDAIWIAARVVSGLQETISRRLDALHPVVVSFGRIEGGKAFNVIADHVRLLGTVRCLDNDVHAQLPGWIEETVHALCRGHGGEARVRYRCISPPVQNDPVLTQLVAAAGCELLGSEQVLWLEQPSLGAEDFAELLDGTRGTMFRLGVAGPGGCTPLHSNTFAPDEGALAVGVRVLTLSLLRWMEQPR; encoded by the coding sequence ATGCTGCCGGAACTGATCCAGCTGCGGCGCCACCTGCATCGCCACCCGGAGCTCAGCGGCCACGAGCAGCAGACGGCGGCCCTGGTGGCCGGGGAGCTGCGCCGCTGGGGCTGGCAGGTGCGCGAGGGGGTGGGCCGCACCGGGGTGGTGGCGGAGCTGGGCCCCGCCACCACCCCGGCGGGAGATCCTTCGCCCCTGGTGGCCCTGCGGGTGGACATGGACGCCCTGCCGGTGGAGGAGCGCACGGGTCTCGATTACGCCTCCACCGTGCAGGGGCTGATGCACGCCTGCGGCCACGACCTCCACACCGGCGTGGGGCTGGGGGTGGCCTGGCTGCTGAGTGCCGTGGCGCGCCACCATCCCGAGCATCTGCGCAGCCGCGTGCGGCTGCTGTTCCAGCCCGCCGAGGAGACGGCCCAGGGGGCGGCCTGGATGAAGGCGGACGGCGCCACCGACGGGGTGGAGGCCCTGTTCGGCCTGCACGTGTTCCCCAGCATCCCCGTGGGCTGCATCGGGGTGCGCAGCGGCAGCCTCACGGCCGCGGCCGGCGAACTGGAGGTGGAGGTGCTCGGCGAGGGCGGCCACGGCGCCAGGCCCCACCAGAGCACCGATGCGATCTGGATCGCGGCCCGGGTGGTGAGCGGGCTCCAGGAAACGATCTCGCGCCGCCTCGACGCCCTGCATCCGGTGGTGGTGAGCTTCGGCCGCATCGAAGGGGGAAAGGCCTTCAATGTGATCGCCGATCACGTGCGCCTGCTGGGCACCGTGCGCTGTCTGGACAACGACGTGCACGCCCAGCTGCCGGGCTGGATCGAGGAGACGGTGCATGCTCTCTGCCGCGGCCATGGCGGCGAGGCCCGCGTGCGCTACCGCTGCATCTCGCCGCCGGTGCAGAACGATCCGGTGCTTACCCAGCTGGTGGCGGCGGCCGGCTGCGAGCTGCTCGGCTCCGAGCAGGTGCTGTGGCTGGAGCAGCCCTCCCTCGGGGCGGAGGACTTCGCCGAGCTGCTCGACGGCACCCGCGGCACCATGTTCCGGCTGGGGGTGGCGGGCCCCGGGGGCTGCACGCCGCTGCACAGCAACACCTTCGCCCCCGATGAGGGCGCCCTGGCGGTGGGGGTGCGGGTGCTCACCCTGAGCCTGCTGCGCTGGATGGAGCAGCCCCGATGA
- a CDS encoding tetratricopeptide repeat protein: protein MLLSGLLVLTLLLGGAWGPGAALAAEAADHQRLFEQALEASRQGRFAEALPLWDQVLALAPDDAAAWSNRGNVRLALGDAEAAIADQSRAAELDPSSPDPHLNRGTAEEALGRWEAAAADYAWILARDPGDASALYNLGNVLGSQGDWAAARASFEAAAAARPGFAMARSSAALAAFQLGDLATAEQALRSLIRRYPLFADARAGLTALLWRQGSRGEAESNWAAASGLDPRYRQEEWLRQTRRWPPGPVEALSQFLALA from the coding sequence ATGCTGCTGAGCGGCCTGCTGGTGCTCACCCTGCTGCTGGGCGGGGCCTGGGGCCCTGGGGCCGCCCTGGCAGCCGAGGCCGCCGACCACCAGCGGCTGTTCGAGCAGGCCCTCGAGGCCAGCCGCCAGGGCCGTTTCGCCGAGGCCCTGCCCCTCTGGGATCAGGTGCTGGCCCTCGCCCCCGACGATGCGGCGGCCTGGAGCAACCGCGGCAATGTGCGGCTGGCCCTCGGCGATGCCGAGGCGGCCATTGCCGACCAGAGCCGGGCGGCCGAACTCGATCCCTCCAGCCCCGACCCCCACCTCAACCGCGGCACCGCCGAGGAGGCCCTCGGCCGCTGGGAGGCCGCCGCCGCCGACTACGCCTGGATTCTTGCCCGCGATCCCGGCGACGCCTCGGCCCTCTACAACCTCGGCAATGTGCTCGGCTCCCAGGGGGACTGGGCTGCGGCCCGGGCCAGCTTCGAGGCGGCCGCGGCGGCCCGGCCGGGTTTTGCCATGGCCCGCTCCAGTGCGGCCCTGGCCGCGTTCCAGCTGGGCGACCTGGCCACGGCGGAGCAGGCCCTGCGCTCCCTGATCCGCCGCTATCCCCTCTTCGCCGACGCCCGTGCCGGCCTCACGGCGCTGCTCTGGCGCCAGGGGTCCCGCGGCGAGGCCGAGAGCAACTGGGCCGCCGCTTCCGGTCTCGATCCCCGCTACCGCCAGGAAGAATGGTTGCGACAGACGCGGCGCTGGCCGCCGGGTCCGGTGGAGGCTCTGAGCCAGTTTCTGGCTCTCGCCTGA
- the ruvB gene encoding Holliday junction branch migration DNA helicase RuvB → MAIVSSASPAPRRRPPSRGAAANAAGDAAAAPVPREDGLRPRRLADYIGQGELKQVLGIAIEATRARGEALDHVLLYGPPGLGKTTMALVLAEELGVRCRITSAPALERPRDIVGLLVNLQPRDLLFIDEIHRLNRVAEELLYPAMEDGRLDLTVGQGTTARTRSLPLPPFTLVGATTRAGSLSSPLRDRFGLIQRLEFYGLDDLQAIVLRAAGLLELELEAEAALEVARRCRGTPRIANRLLRRVRDVAAVAGHRRVCAVVVRQALSLHRVDARGLDAHDRRLLSLMLEAYGGGPVGLDTLAAGLGEDPATLETVVEPYLLQQGLLQRTPRGRVLTEAGRAHLASLAEAA, encoded by the coding sequence ATGGCGATCGTGTCCTCTGCCTCCCCGGCGCCCCGTCGCCGCCCACCCAGCCGTGGCGCCGCGGCCAACGCTGCTGGGGACGCGGCGGCGGCCCCGGTGCCGCGGGAGGATGGACTGCGGCCCCGGCGCCTGGCCGACTACATCGGCCAGGGGGAACTCAAACAGGTGCTCGGCATCGCCATCGAAGCCACCCGCGCCCGGGGGGAAGCCCTCGATCACGTGCTGCTCTACGGCCCCCCGGGGCTCGGCAAGACCACCATGGCCCTGGTGCTCGCCGAGGAGCTGGGGGTGCGCTGCCGGATCACCAGCGCGCCGGCCCTGGAGCGCCCGCGCGACATCGTGGGGCTGCTGGTGAATCTGCAGCCGCGCGACCTGCTGTTCATCGATGAGATCCACCGCCTCAACCGGGTGGCGGAGGAACTCCTCTATCCGGCGATGGAGGATGGCCGCCTCGACCTCACCGTGGGCCAGGGAACCACGGCCCGCACCCGCTCCCTGCCGCTGCCGCCCTTCACGCTGGTGGGGGCCACCACGCGGGCGGGCTCGCTGAGTTCGCCCCTGCGCGACCGCTTCGGGCTGATCCAGCGGCTGGAGTTCTACGGCCTCGACGACCTGCAGGCGATCGTGCTGCGCGCTGCCGGTCTGCTGGAGCTGGAGCTGGAGGCGGAGGCGGCCCTCGAGGTGGCGCGGCGCTGCCGCGGCACGCCCCGCATCGCCAACCGCCTGCTGCGCCGGGTGCGGGATGTGGCGGCGGTGGCCGGCCACCGCCGCGTCTGCGCGGTGGTGGTGCGCCAGGCCCTCAGCCTGCATCGCGTTGACGCCCGCGGCCTCGATGCCCACGACCGCCGCCTGCTCAGCCTGATGCTCGAGGCCTATGGCGGCGGGCCGGTGGGCCTCGACACCCTGGCGGCGGGGCTCGGGGAGGATCCGGCCACCCTCGAGACAGTGGTGGAGCCCTACCTGCTGCAGCAGGGCCTGCTGCAGCGCACGCCCCGCGGCCGCGTGCTCACCGAGGCGGGCCGTGCCCACCTCGCCAGCCTGGCCGAGGCGGCATGA
- the smpB gene encoding SsrA-binding protein SmpB, protein MAKGGAKKAAARARRDAANRLLADNRLARHQYEILDTLETGIELLGTEVKSIRAGQVNLRDGFCLIRNGELQLHNVHISPHSHAGAYFNHDPLRVRKLLAHRREIDKLRGALDQKGLTLIPLNMHLKGSWIKVTLGLGKGRKLHDKRQEERRKQEARETRAAIARY, encoded by the coding sequence ATGGCCAAGGGCGGAGCAAAGAAGGCCGCCGCCCGCGCCCGGCGGGACGCCGCCAACCGGCTGCTGGCCGACAACCGGCTGGCGCGCCATCAGTACGAGATCCTCGACACCCTCGAGACCGGCATCGAACTGCTCGGCACCGAGGTGAAGTCGATCCGGGCGGGGCAGGTGAATCTGCGCGACGGCTTCTGCCTGATCAGGAACGGCGAACTGCAGCTGCACAACGTGCACATCTCGCCCCACAGCCACGCCGGGGCCTACTTCAACCACGACCCCCTGCGGGTGCGCAAGCTGCTGGCCCACCGCCGCGAGATCGACAAGCTGCGCGGCGCCCTCGATCAGAAGGGCCTCACCCTGATCCCGCTGAACATGCACCTGAAGGGCTCCTGGATCAAGGTGACGCTCGGGCTGGGCAAGGGCCGCAAGCTGCACGACAAGCGGCAGGAGGAGCGCCGCAAACAGGAGGCCCGGGAAACGCGGGCCGCGATCGCCCGCTACTGA
- a CDS encoding serine/threonine protein kinase, which yields MPPDSATPSAASPASSPQPGALIGERYRLEQRLSQGGQGSLWRARDQLAGEGPVALRQLGPEFDHGAAVARWNRLQGVLHPQVPRLGSPLRQDGDLWLVREWQSGRTFQQLLQVRAERQMVFGAGEVLLLLRQLLPVLAVLHGQDLVHGDLCPANLLRRDSDGLPVLLDFGLVAGGVVATPGFAPPELAESGQPLPWMDLHALGVTALVLLSGDPPAGLFDPVSFSWRWPVALAAEPDLQRELQRLLQRQPDQRFRSAGQALAAFQAVPMPESTGPVARADRTVVLVPPAAPPDLPPAAEVAAGPAAAPPELPPLGAPVAAVTPLSRAEARDEAAEGGIWPVVMALVVSAVVGTALGWWWLSRGKQPPPTTPEAALQLPSSLPPSEVDQRQQLLNRLRAMQVDRGWFLKLVDASLLAQFPERGGRLPSDALEDAPLRKIWNELAEEWLARVEQLPIELRRRLGNYSNGDWERRQKALVNQGISPEVLRQLVSGSAQNLLPGRSGAAIPPEPFRQLWYAAAEQILATVQIEAIQAQPLQTQVLSAAVDAGGARLFPVRLTPGNRLVLGVNGSPLMQMSVFAADGSLLEPKGPLRVVSLPAQTQSPVQLLVTNDGVAPAMITLSLRADPPAAAPAPEPPQPLAPDQLSRPQSLPPEADRNPAPRPDPARGPDAEGPPEPLPPLSN from the coding sequence ATGCCTCCTGATTCCGCCACACCGTCCGCCGCCTCGCCGGCGTCCTCGCCCCAGCCCGGCGCCCTCATCGGCGAGCGCTACCGCCTCGAGCAGCGCCTCAGCCAGGGCGGCCAGGGCAGCCTCTGGCGCGCCCGGGACCAGTTGGCCGGTGAGGGGCCCGTGGCGCTGCGGCAGCTCGGCCCGGAGTTCGACCACGGGGCGGCGGTGGCCCGCTGGAACCGGCTCCAGGGCGTGCTGCACCCCCAGGTGCCGCGGCTGGGCAGCCCGCTGCGCCAGGACGGCGACCTCTGGCTGGTGCGGGAGTGGCAGAGCGGCCGCACCTTCCAGCAGCTGCTGCAGGTGCGGGCCGAGCGGCAGATGGTGTTCGGCGCCGGGGAGGTGCTGCTGCTGCTGCGCCAGCTGCTGCCGGTGCTGGCGGTGCTGCATGGTCAGGACCTGGTGCATGGGGATCTCTGCCCGGCCAACCTGCTGCGCCGGGACAGCGACGGTCTGCCGGTGCTGCTCGATTTCGGCCTGGTGGCCGGGGGCGTGGTGGCCACCCCCGGATTCGCCCCGCCTGAGCTGGCCGAGAGCGGGCAGCCGCTGCCCTGGATGGATCTCCATGCCCTCGGGGTCACGGCGCTGGTGCTGCTCAGCGGCGACCCGCCGGCCGGCCTCTTCGACCCGGTGAGTTTCAGCTGGCGCTGGCCCGTGGCCCTGGCGGCCGAACCCGATCTGCAGCGGGAGCTGCAGCGGCTGCTGCAGCGCCAGCCCGACCAGCGCTTCCGATCCGCGGGTCAGGCGCTGGCGGCCTTCCAGGCGGTTCCGATGCCGGAGTCCACCGGGCCTGTCGCCCGGGCCGACCGCACCGTGGTGCTGGTGCCGCCGGCGGCACCCCCCGACCTGCCTCCTGCCGCTGAGGTGGCCGCGGGGCCTGCCGCAGCTCCCCCGGAGCTGCCCCCCCTGGGGGCTCCCGTGGCTGCCGTGACCCCGCTGAGCCGCGCCGAAGCCCGGGATGAGGCGGCCGAGGGAGGGATCTGGCCGGTGGTGATGGCTCTGGTGGTGTCGGCCGTGGTGGGCACCGCCCTGGGCTGGTGGTGGCTGAGCCGCGGCAAGCAGCCCCCGCCCACCACCCCCGAGGCGGCCCTGCAGCTGCCCAGCAGCCTGCCCCCTTCGGAGGTGGATCAGCGCCAGCAGCTGCTGAACCGGCTGCGGGCGATGCAGGTGGATCGTGGCTGGTTCCTCAAGCTGGTGGATGCCAGCCTGCTGGCCCAGTTCCCGGAGCGGGGCGGCCGGCTGCCCAGCGATGCCCTGGAGGACGCGCCGCTGCGCAAGATCTGGAATGAGCTGGCCGAGGAGTGGCTGGCTCGGGTGGAGCAGCTCCCCATCGAGCTGCGCCGCCGGCTGGGCAACTACAGCAACGGCGACTGGGAGCGACGCCAGAAGGCCCTGGTGAACCAGGGCATCAGCCCCGAGGTGCTGCGTCAGCTGGTGTCGGGCAGTGCCCAGAACCTGCTGCCCGGACGCTCGGGAGCGGCGATTCCGCCCGAACCCTTCCGCCAGCTGTGGTACGCCGCCGCCGAGCAGATCCTCGCCACGGTGCAGATCGAGGCGATCCAGGCCCAGCCCCTCCAGACCCAGGTGCTGTCGGCCGCGGTGGACGCCGGCGGTGCCCGCCTGTTTCCGGTGCGGCTCACCCCCGGCAACCGGCTGGTGCTGGGGGTGAACGGCTCGCCGCTGATGCAGATGAGTGTGTTCGCGGCCGATGGCAGCCTGCTGGAGCCGAAGGGACCGCTGCGGGTGGTGAGCCTGCCGGCCCAGACGCAGTCGCCGGTGCAACTGCTGGTCACCAACGACGGTGTGGCGCCGGCCATGATCACGCTCTCGCTGCGGGCCGATCCCCCGGCGGCGGCTCCCGCACCGGAGCCGCCCCAGCCCCTGGCGCCCGATCAGCTGTCCCGGCCCCAGTCCCTGCCGCCCGAGGCCGACCGCAACCCCGCCCCCCGGCCGGATCCAGCCCGGGGCCCGGATGCCGAGGGCCCGCCGGAGCCCCTGCCGCCCCTGTCGAACTGA
- a CDS encoding cysteine synthase A: MGGITQGFVGAVGHTPLIRLAALSALTGCEILGKAEFMNPGGSVKDRAALGILLEAEQEGTLQPGGTVVEGTAGNTGIGLTHLCNARGYKALIVIPDTQSAEKIGLLRSLGAEVRTVPAVPYRDPNNYVKLSGRIAAETPGAVWANQFDNLANRRAHYATTGPEIWEQTGGQVDAWVAATGTGGTYAGVALFLKERNPRVCCVLADPYGSALYSWARTGELSSEGNSITEGIGNSRITANLEGAPVDDAVRIDDQAALDTIYRLLWQEGLFLGGSVGINVAAAVETARRLGPGHTIVTVLCDSGDRYRSRLYDRDWLAAKGLRQPERALAAAG, translated from the coding sequence ATGGGCGGGATCACGCAGGGGTTTGTTGGTGCGGTGGGTCACACTCCGCTCATCCGCCTGGCGGCCCTCAGCGCCCTCACGGGGTGCGAGATCCTCGGCAAGGCGGAGTTCATGAACCCGGGGGGATCGGTGAAGGACCGGGCCGCCCTGGGCATCCTGCTGGAGGCGGAGCAGGAGGGCACGCTGCAACCGGGGGGCACCGTGGTGGAGGGCACCGCCGGCAACACGGGCATCGGCCTCACCCACCTCTGCAACGCCCGCGGCTACAAGGCCCTGATCGTGATTCCGGACACCCAGTCGGCCGAGAAGATCGGCCTGCTGCGCAGCCTCGGGGCCGAGGTGCGCACCGTGCCCGCCGTGCCCTACCGCGACCCCAACAACTACGTGAAGCTCTCGGGCCGCATCGCCGCCGAGACCCCCGGGGCCGTGTGGGCCAACCAGTTCGACAACCTGGCCAACCGCCGGGCCCATTACGCCACCACCGGCCCGGAGATCTGGGAGCAGACCGGCGGCCAGGTGGATGCCTGGGTGGCGGCCACGGGCACGGGCGGCACCTACGCGGGGGTGGCCCTCTTCCTCAAGGAGCGCAACCCCCGGGTGTGCTGCGTGCTGGCCGACCCCTACGGCAGCGCCCTCTACAGCTGGGCCCGCACCGGCGAACTCAGCAGCGAGGGCAATTCGATCACCGAGGGCATCGGCAACAGCCGCATCACGGCCAACCTCGAGGGGGCGCCGGTGGATGACGCCGTGCGCATCGACGACCAGGCCGCCCTCGACACGATCTACCGCCTGCTGTGGCAGGAGGGCCTGTTCCTGGGGGGGTCGGTGGGCATCAACGTGGCGGCGGCGGTGGAGACCGCCCGGCGGCTGGGCCCCGGCCACACCATCGTCACCGTGCTGTGCGACAGCGGCGACCGCTACCGGTCGCGGCTCTACGACCGGGACTGGTTGGCGGCCAAGGGGTTGCGGCAACCTGAGCGGGCTCTGGCCGCGGCTGGCTGA
- the egtB gene encoding ergothioneine biosynthesis protein EgtB, with product MTTGLQARLRQVRQHSVALVEPLQPEDFCLQGMADASPPKWHLGHTTWFFDTFVLKPRLEAGAALAYTPADAAWGYLFNSYYDAVGARHPRPERGLLSRPSIEAVLAWRQRVDGALELLLSGGAGQLPPCELALIELGLQHEQQHQELLLMDLLDGLSRNPLAPAYGPAPETWYEAAWGNGQAGGSWLEHPGGLVEIGHGGAGFHFDNETPRHRQWLEPFAIAERLVTNADVAAFIADGGYRRPELWMSEGWAEVGRRGWQAPRYWRGGADRPLEGQEFTLAGLRPLQPAAPVRHLSWFEADAYARWAGARLPTEAEWEVLAPRLPQAEGVLWQWTASPYRPYPGFRPAPGAVGEYNGKFMSSQMVLRGSCFLTPAGHARPTYRNFYPPACRWMAAGLRLAKGPADPISVPDSPAA from the coding sequence ATGACCACCGGCCTGCAGGCCCGGCTCCGCCAGGTGCGCCAGCACAGCGTGGCGCTGGTGGAACCGCTGCAGCCCGAGGATTTCTGCCTGCAGGGGATGGCCGATGCCAGCCCGCCCAAGTGGCACCTGGGCCACACCACCTGGTTCTTCGACACCTTCGTGCTGAAGCCGCGGCTCGAGGCCGGCGCCGCCCTGGCCTACACCCCTGCCGACGCCGCCTGGGGCTACCTGTTCAACAGCTACTACGACGCCGTCGGCGCCCGCCATCCGCGGCCGGAGCGGGGGCTGCTCAGCCGCCCCTCAATCGAGGCGGTGCTGGCCTGGCGGCAGCGGGTGGACGGGGCGCTGGAGCTGCTGCTGAGCGGCGGGGCCGGGCAGCTGCCGCCGTGCGAGCTGGCCCTGATCGAGCTGGGGCTGCAGCACGAGCAGCAGCACCAGGAACTGCTGCTGATGGACCTGCTGGACGGCCTCAGCCGCAACCCCCTGGCGCCGGCCTACGGCCCGGCCCCCGAAACCTGGTACGAGGCCGCCTGGGGCAACGGCCAGGCAGGCGGCAGCTGGCTGGAGCACCCCGGCGGCCTGGTGGAGATCGGCCACGGCGGCGCAGGATTCCACTTCGACAACGAAACGCCCCGCCACCGGCAGTGGCTCGAGCCCTTCGCCATCGCCGAGCGGCTGGTGACCAATGCCGACGTCGCGGCCTTCATCGCCGATGGGGGCTACCGGCGGCCGGAGCTGTGGATGAGCGAGGGCTGGGCGGAGGTGGGCCGCCGGGGCTGGCAGGCCCCGCGCTACTGGCGCGGCGGGGCCGACCGCCCGCTCGAGGGCCAGGAGTTCACCCTGGCGGGCCTGCGGCCGCTCCAGCCCGCGGCGCCGGTGCGGCACCTCAGCTGGTTCGAGGCCGACGCCTACGCCCGCTGGGCCGGGGCCCGGCTGCCCACGGAAGCCGAGTGGGAAGTGCTGGCCCCCCGGCTGCCCCAGGCCGAGGGGGTGCTGTGGCAGTGGACCGCCAGCCCCTACCGCCCCTATCCGGGCTTCCGGCCGGCCCCCGGCGCGGTGGGGGAATACAACGGCAAGTTCATGAGTTCCCAGATGGTGCTGCGGGGCAGCTGTTTTCTCACACCGGCAGGCCATGCCCGGCCCACTTACCGCAACTTCTACCCGCCGGCCTGCCGCTGGATGGCCGCAGGCCTCAGGCTGGCCAAGGGCCCCGCTGACCCCATCTCCGTCCCCGATTCCCCCGCCGCGTGA